In a single window of the Streptomyces cinnabarinus genome:
- a CDS encoding rhamnogalacturonan lyase B N-terminal domain-containing protein — protein MAPPMPASGPVGRRTFVLGAAATAGTAALGGTASAAAFGWSDDGSNYVVDTGANLVFKVSKSNGDLSSLVYRGVEYQGYDGKNSHIESGLGSSTVTIAQSGSTVLVSVTFGTLKHYYAARSGENNIYVWTNKADTSVSATRFILRVKAGLFLNDEPDSYTYAPTTIEASDVFAKSDGQTRSKHYSKRRVMDYDYVGWSAGGVGLWIVRSNHEKASGGPFYRSLLRHQSADGGGLYEILHYGQNQTEAQRFGLQGPYVIALTDGGAPSSALFPGPLTTSWADSLGMSGHVGASGRGRVAGVGISGRNTAYAYTVGLANSAAQYWGSARASDGWFSIPGVLPGTYTLTVYKDELAVHTGSVTVSAGATTTLNTIAIPSCNDPSNASAIWRIGDWNGTPRGFKNADLMTYAHPSDVRAAAWTGNVVIGSGSETSAFPCYLWKDVNSGIVVYFRLTAAQAAAAHTLRIGVTTAYANGRPQVVVNDTWTSAIPSPPTQPNTRSLTNGSYRGNNHTFTYSVPASAWLTDTGAYNTLRINVVSGSGTTSYLSAGTSIDAIDLLA, from the coding sequence ATGGCTCCCCCCATGCCCGCGTCCGGACCGGTCGGCCGCCGTACCTTCGTCCTCGGCGCCGCGGCCACGGCAGGCACCGCGGCCCTCGGCGGCACTGCCTCCGCCGCCGCCTTCGGCTGGAGCGACGACGGCTCGAACTACGTCGTCGACACCGGCGCCAACCTGGTCTTCAAGGTCAGCAAGTCCAACGGCGACCTGTCCTCGCTGGTCTACCGGGGCGTGGAGTACCAGGGCTACGACGGCAAGAACTCGCACATCGAGTCCGGCCTCGGCTCCTCCACCGTCACCATCGCCCAGTCCGGATCGACGGTCCTGGTCTCCGTCACCTTCGGCACGCTGAAGCACTACTACGCGGCCCGCAGCGGCGAGAACAACATCTACGTGTGGACCAACAAGGCCGACACATCCGTGTCCGCGACCCGCTTCATCCTGCGCGTCAAGGCCGGGCTGTTCCTCAACGACGAGCCCGATTCCTACACTTACGCGCCCACCACCATCGAGGCCTCCGACGTCTTCGCCAAGTCCGACGGCCAGACCCGCTCCAAGCACTACTCCAAGCGGCGGGTGATGGACTACGACTACGTCGGCTGGTCGGCCGGCGGGGTCGGCCTGTGGATCGTGCGCAGCAATCATGAGAAGGCCTCCGGCGGCCCCTTCTACCGCTCGCTGCTGCGCCACCAGAGCGCGGACGGCGGCGGCCTGTACGAGATCCTGCACTACGGCCAGAACCAGACCGAGGCGCAACGCTTCGGCCTCCAGGGCCCGTACGTCATCGCCCTCACCGATGGCGGCGCACCCTCCTCCGCCCTCTTCCCGGGGCCCCTCACCACCTCCTGGGCGGACTCGCTCGGCATGTCGGGCCACGTCGGCGCGAGCGGCCGGGGCCGGGTGGCCGGGGTCGGCATCAGCGGCCGGAACACGGCGTACGCCTACACCGTGGGCCTCGCCAACTCGGCCGCCCAGTACTGGGGTTCGGCGCGCGCCTCGGACGGCTGGTTCTCCATCCCCGGAGTGCTGCCGGGGACGTACACGCTGACCGTCTACAAGGACGAACTCGCCGTGCACACCGGCTCGGTGACGGTCAGCGCGGGAGCGACGACCACCCTGAACACGATCGCGATCCCCTCCTGCAACGACCCCTCCAACGCGAGCGCGATCTGGCGGATCGGCGACTGGAACGGCACGCCCCGAGGGTTCAAGAACGCCGATCTGATGACGTACGCGCACCCGTCCGACGTCCGGGCCGCCGCCTGGACGGGGAACGTGGTGATCGGCAGCGGCAGCGAGACCTCCGCCTTCCCCTGCTACCTCTGGAAGGACGTCAACAGCGGGATCGTCGTGTACTTCCGGCTCACCGCCGCGCAGGCCGCCGCCGCGCACACCCTGCGCATCGGCGTGACGACGGCCTACGCCAACGGCCGCCCGCAGGTCGTCGTCAACGACACCTGGACGTCCGCCATCCCCTCCCCGCCCACCCAGCCGAACACCCGGTCGCTGACCAACGGTTCCTACCGCGGCAACAACCACACCTTCACCTACAGCGTCCCGGCCTCCGCCTGGCTGACGGACACCGGCGCCTACAACACGCTGCGGATCAACGTGGTGAGCGGTTCGGGGACGACGTCCTATCTCAGCGCCGGCACCTCGATCGACGCGATCGACCTGCTGGCCTGA